Proteins from a single region of Xiphias gladius isolate SHS-SW01 ecotype Sanya breed wild chromosome 2, ASM1685928v1, whole genome shotgun sequence:
- the guca1a gene encoding guanylyl cyclase-activating protein 1 yields the protein MGNSTGSTVDDLQAVEMHLWYKKFMTECPSGQLTLHEFKQFFGLRGLDPEANAYIEQMFRTFDMNKDGYIDFMEYVAALSLVMRGKMEHKLRWYFKLYDVDGNGCIDRHELLNIIKAIRAINGNESQETSAEEFTNRVFDRIDINGDGELSLEEFVAGARSDDDFMEVMMKSLDLTHIVAMIHNRRHSV from the exons ATGGGTAACTCAACAGGAAGCACTGTGGACGACCTGCAGGCGGTGGAGATGCACCTCTGGTACAAGAAGTTCATGACCGAGTGCCCCTCAGGTCAGCTCACCCTGCATGAGTTCAAGCAGTTCTTCGGGCTGCGAGGCCTGGATCCAGAGGCCAACGCCTACATAGAGCAGATGTTCCGCACGTTCGACATGAACAAG GACGGCTACATAGACTTCATGGAGTATGTGGCAGCTCTGAGCCTGGTGATGCGAGGAAAGATGGAGCACAAGCTGCGCTGGTATTTCAAACTTTACGACGTGGATGGAAACGGCTGCATTGACAGACACGAGCTCCTCAACATCATAAAG GCCATTCGTGCAATCAATGGGAATGAAAGTCAGGAAACAAGCGCTGAGGAGTTCACCAACCGTGTGTTTGACAGGATTGATATAAACGGCGATG GCGAGCTTTCCTTGGAGGAGTTTGTGGCCGGTGCTCGCAGCGACGATGATTTCATGGAGGTGATGATGAAAAGTCTGGACCTCACCCACATTGTGGCCATGATCCACAACAGGAGGCACAGCGTTTAG
- the orc5 gene encoding origin recognition complex subunit 5 — protein MAALSQHPGYEEERLQRVAEQLPCREVQAGVLLSLMGQPQQYSYPSVFIYGHRASGKSHVMHVLLKELELPHATVSCVECVSVALLFEQVLLSFFGCEAASLLPRSPSLSDFVRIYRQQCSQSPAKQTRYIVMEKAELLRDTDANLLPALLRLQELVEDNITVILLSEIAWDKFRPNTGCFEPLLLHFPDYSKGELQQILSQDRHPSYSAEFYSSYINILLGVFYSVCRDLRELRHLAALNFSKFCEPLAEGKVKETDTHKLWRNIEPHLKKAMQTVYLREVSSLQWEQMQQMEEKESGALRGLSAHTHVELPYYSKFLLIAAYLASYNPARTDKRFFLKHHGKIRKTNFLKKNEKTSNHLLGPKPFPLDRLLAIFYSVVDSRVAPSASIFSQISSLVTLQLLTQVSHDDQLDAPKYKCAVSMDFICAISRTVNFDIVKYLYDFL, from the exons ATGGCAGCGCTGTCGCAGCATCCCGGATACGAGGAGGAGAGGCTGCAGAGGGTCGCAGAGCAGCTGCCCTGCAGGGAGGTCCAGGCTGGGGTGCTGCTGTCGCTGATGGGACAG CCGCAGCAGTACAGCTACCCTTCAGTCTTCATCTATGGCCATCGGGCTTCAGGGAAGAGCCATGTGATGCACGTTTTGCTGAAGGAACTCGAG ctgCCTCACGCCACAGTCAGCTGTGTCGAATGCGTTTCCGTTGCGTTGCTGTTTGAACAAGTGCTGCTGTCCTTCTTTGGCTGCGAGGCCGCCTCGCTGCTCCCCCGCAGTCCCTCGCTGTCTGACTTTGTACGCATCTACAGACAGCAGTGCTCCCAGTCTCCTGCCAAGCAGACGCGATACATT GTAATGGAAAAAGCCGAGCTTCTGAGAGACACGGATGCAAACCTCCTCCCCGCTCTCCTGCGTCTCCAGGAATTG GTTGAGGACAACATTACCGTCATCCTGCTCAGTGAAATCGCCTGGGACAAATTCAGACCAAACACGGGCTGTTTCGAGCCACTTCTGCTCCATTTCCCCGACTACAGTAAAG GTGAGCTGCAGCAGATCTTGTCCCAGGACAGACATCCTTCATATTCAGCTGAGTTTTACTCGTCCTACATCAACATCCTGCTGGGAGTCTTTTACTCGGTCTGTCGGGACCTCAGAGAGCTACGCCACCTG GCTGCCCTCAACTTTTCAAAGTTCTGTGAGCCTTTGGCAGAAGGAAAAG tgaaagagactgacacacacaagctgTGGAGAAACATAGAGCCTCATTTGAAAAAAGCCATGCAGACAGTTTATCTTCGAGAAGTGTCCAG TCTTCAGTGGGAGCAGATGCAGCAAATGGAAGAGAAGGAATCGGGTGCCTTGAGAG GTTTATCTGCTCACACTCATGTTGAACTGCCTTATTACTCCAAGTTCCTTTTGATTGCTGCCTACTTGGCATCCTACAACCCTGCCCGCACAGACAAACGCTTTTTCCTCAAG CACCACggtaaaataagaaaaacaaacttcttgAAGAAAAACGAAAAG ACTAGCAACCACCTTCTGGGGCCCAAGCCTTTCCCTCTGGACCGCCTGCTCGCCATTTTCTACAGCGTGGTGGACAGCAGAGTCGCCCCCAGTGCCAGCATATTCTCCCAG ATCTCCTCTCTGGTGACCTTACAGCTGTTGACTCAGGTCAGCCATGATGACCAGCTCGATGCCCCAAAGTACAAATGTGCTGTTTCTATGGACTTCATCTGTGCCATATCcag GACGGTGAACTTTGATATTGTCAAGTATCTGTATGACTTCCTGTGA